The Hyphomicrobiales bacterium genome has a window encoding:
- a CDS encoding RNA pseudouridine synthase, with protein sequence MAQPDRPENSQAPGQIEAELPVPLLYRDAMMLVIDKPAGLPSHRGPQAKRRIIPVLTDYLDALRFGLPRKPEAAHRLDKDTSGCLILGRHPRAMAELNQMFRDGRIDKTYWAIVQGEPAQDEGLIDLPLAKRSPERGWWMKVDPAGLPSQTRYRVLGRGRDEAGPIAWLAMEPLTGRTHQLRVHCQASGWPMLGDEIYGAAPREGGPGLQLHARTITVPLYRKREPIQVEAPPPPHMLAALRACGWHES encoded by the coding sequence ATGGCTCAGCCGGACCGACCAGAAAATTCGCAAGCACCGGGGCAGATCGAGGCCGAGCTGCCGGTGCCGCTGCTTTATCGCGACGCCATGATGCTCGTCATCGACAAGCCCGCCGGCCTGCCCTCGCATCGCGGCCCGCAGGCCAAGCGTCGCATCATCCCGGTCCTGACCGATTATCTCGATGCGCTGCGCTTCGGCCTGCCGCGCAAACCGGAAGCAGCCCACCGGCTCGACAAGGACACCTCCGGCTGCCTCATCCTCGGCCGGCATCCCCGCGCCATGGCCGAGCTCAACCAGATGTTTCGCGACGGTCGGATCGACAAGACCTATTGGGCGATCGTGCAGGGCGAGCCTGCACAGGACGAGGGGCTGATCGACCTCCCCCTCGCCAAGCGCTCGCCGGAGCGCGGCTGGTGGATGAAGGTCGATCCTGCCGGCCTGCCCTCGCAGACCCGCTATCGCGTGCTGGGCCGCGGACGCGACGAGGCCGGCCCGATCGCCTGGCTTGCCATGGAGCCGCTGACCGGCCGCACGCATCAGCTACGCGTCCACTGCCAGGCCTCCGGCTGGCCGATGCTCGGCGACGAGATCTACGGCGCCGCTCCGCGCGAGGGCGGCCCCGGCCTCCAGCTCCATGCACGGACGATTACCGTGCCGCTCTATCGCAAGCGCGAGCCGATCCAGGTCGAGGCGCCGCCGCCGCCGCACATGCTGGCGGCGTTGCGGGCTTGTGGGTGGCATGAGTCCTGA
- a CDS encoding RNA 2',3'-cyclic phosphodiesterase: MPRLFIALEIPADVASTLTLHRGGLSGARWIEPADYHITLRFLGDVDRRMANDVDHMLSDLTAYPFEATLDALGSFGGDKPRAVFARATPTKALTELQADIERQMRRIGLPAEGRKFVPHVTLARLRDTAPTELAHYLSLHPIVRPISFTARRVALMSSRDSIGGGPYALEAAYPLGPSYPNRLPREMRR, encoded by the coding sequence ATGCCGAGGCTGTTCATCGCTCTGGAAATTCCCGCCGATGTCGCATCCACGCTGACGCTGCATCGCGGCGGCCTGTCGGGTGCCCGCTGGATCGAGCCGGCCGACTATCACATCACCCTGCGCTTTCTGGGCGATGTCGACCGGCGCATGGCGAACGATGTCGATCACATGCTCTCCGACCTGACCGCCTATCCCTTCGAGGCGACGCTCGATGCGCTCGGCAGCTTCGGCGGCGACAAGCCGCGCGCGGTCTTCGCCCGGGCAACGCCGACGAAGGCCCTGACCGAGCTGCAGGCAGATATCGAACGGCAGATGCGGCGGATCGGCCTGCCGGCGGAGGGGCGCAAATTCGTGCCGCATGTCACGCTGGCGCGGCTGCGAGACACGGCGCCGACCGAGCTCGCGCATTATCTCAGCCTGCATCCGATCGTCCGGCCGATCAGCTTCACGGCGCGCCGCGTCGCCCTGATGTCGTCGCGCGACTCGATCGGCGGCGGGCCTTATGCGCTGGAAGCGGCCTATCCGCTCGGCCCGTCCTACCCGAATCGCCTGCCGCGGGAGATGCGCCGATGA
- a CDS encoding hypothetical protein (Evidence 5 : Unknown function), whose protein sequence is MAGSSSRPNSLEKKPRFFGSVSLIAILSSVRRDLWLRRRAGFASAMPWLSRTDQKIRKHRGRSRPSCRCRCFIATP, encoded by the coding sequence TTGGCCGGCTCCTCGTCGCGTCCGAACAGCCTCGAAAAGAAGCCGCGTTTCTTCGGTTCGGTCTCGCTCATCGCCATCCTGTCTTCGGTTCGGCGGGATCTTTGGTTGCGCCGCCGGGCCGGCTTCGCTAGCGCAATGCCATGGCTCAGCCGGACCGACCAGAAAATTCGCAAGCACCGGGGCAGATCGAGGCCGAGCTGCCGGTGCCGCTGCTTTATCGCGACGCCATGA
- a CDS encoding putative pterin-4-alpha-carbinolamine dehydratase (Evidence 3 : Putative function from multiple computational evidences) produces MTRPKRLSPEAQAEALATLTGWKLAQGREAITRRFVFRDFSEAFGWMTRVALLAEAMNHHPEWSNVYRTVEVTLATHDTGGLTELDVRLARAIDALGS; encoded by the coding sequence ATGACGCGGCCGAAGCGGCTTTCTCCCGAGGCGCAGGCCGAGGCGCTGGCGACCCTGACCGGCTGGAAGCTGGCGCAGGGGCGCGAGGCGATCACCCGGCGTTTCGTCTTCCGCGATTTCAGCGAGGCCTTCGGCTGGATGACGCGTGTCGCCTTGCTCGCCGAGGCGATGAACCACCATCCCGAATGGTCGAACGTCTATCGGACGGTCGAGGTGACGCTCGCCACCCATGACACCGGCGGGTTGACGGAGCTCGATGTCAGACTCGCTCGCGCGATCGACGCGTTGGGGAGCTGA